The following coding sequences lie in one Eubacterium ventriosum genomic window:
- a CDS encoding helix-turn-helix domain-containing protein, with translation MKKIENTALQMIAEASRCPDYGPDMVKSLMKKLDMNEKGFALLMNVAPSTVRLWTSGAAQPCGTAKRLMQIYETGPEIVGKIAGGQLPADGRD, from the coding sequence ATGAAAAAAATTGAAAATACCGCTTTGCAGATGATTGCCGAGGCTTCCCGGTGTCCAGACTACGGCCCCGATATGGTTAAATCGCTGATGAAAAAGCTGGACATGAACGAAAAGGGCTTTGCGCTTTTGATGAATGTTGCCCCATCCACAGTGCGTCTTTGGACCAGCGGAGCTGCACAGCCTTGCGGCACAGCAAAACGCCTCATGCAGATTTATGAAACCGGTCCGGAGATTGTCGGCAAGATTGCCGGCGGGCAGCTACCGGCAGATGGGAGGGATTGA
- a CDS encoding DUF3991 domain-containing protein: protein MPGVTKEQIQAAREADLFTYLQFHEPGVLKQDGPNFRHKEHDSLVYVTGKRYWYWNSRGRSINALDYLIQIRGYGLVDAVHALVGGEIPQEPAYRSTAEIQVSKEPEKKTFALPWGRRCATAAVFYLQKRGISSEVIRQCLQAGIFYEARYHGEPVCVFVGKDDSGKAKFACMRSISGNLKKDVYGSDKGYNFCYPPQSPGSRHVAVFEAPIDALSHATLQELEGWKWNGYRLSLGGTSHVALTSFLERHPEIRRVTLYMDHDLAGFVNARKIKTMLHEDKRFRHIRVSVNPPRMGKDYNEKLLLVREQLQTSQHQRRPKEAAVSI from the coding sequence ATGCCCGGCGTAACCAAAGAACAGATTCAGGCAGCGCGGGAAGCTGACTTGTTTACTTACCTGCAATTCCATGAACCCGGCGTGCTGAAACAGGATGGACCTAATTTCCGGCATAAGGAGCATGACAGTCTGGTATATGTGACCGGGAAAAGGTACTGGTACTGGAACAGCCGCGGACGGAGTATCAATGCGCTGGACTACCTGATCCAGATTCGGGGATATGGTCTTGTGGATGCGGTTCATGCTCTGGTAGGTGGCGAAATCCCACAGGAACCGGCTTACCGAAGTACGGCAGAAATACAGGTATCAAAAGAGCCGGAAAAGAAAACATTCGCTCTCCCCTGGGGCAGACGTTGCGCGACCGCTGCGGTCTTCTATTTGCAGAAACGGGGGATCAGCTCAGAAGTCATTCGCCAGTGTTTACAAGCCGGGATTTTTTACGAAGCCCGGTATCATGGAGAACCGGTTTGTGTGTTTGTTGGGAAAGATGATTCCGGGAAAGCGAAGTTTGCCTGTATGCGCAGTATCAGCGGCAATCTCAAAAAGGATGTCTATGGCAGCGACAAAGGATATAACTTTTGTTATCCCCCGCAAAGTCCGGGCAGCCGGCATGTGGCAGTCTTTGAAGCTCCTATTGATGCGCTTTCCCATGCGACACTTCAAGAGCTGGAGGGATGGAAATGGAATGGTTATCGCTTGTCTTTGGGCGGTACTTCCCATGTGGCGCTGACTTCTTTCCTGGAACGCCACCCGGAGATACGGCGTGTTACCCTTTATATGGACCACGACCTTGCCGGATTTGTCAATGCCCGGAAAATCAAGACCATGCTTCACGAGGATAAACGTTTCCGTCATATCCGGGTAAGTGTCAACCCTCCCCGGATGGGAAAAGATTACAATGAGAAATTGCTGCTGGTTCGGGAACAACTGCAAACCAGCCAGCACCAACGCCGCCCAAAAGAGGCGGCTGTTTCAATTTAG
- a CDS encoding DUF6017 domain-containing protein has protein sequence MAVFRVEKTKDFTIMSNHHLRNTELSLKAKGLLSLMLSLPEDWDYTTKGLAHICKDGVDSITTALKELERHGYLTRQRLRYDNGQLGDIEYTIHEQPVSTENTGLSPKRENPRQVKPEQAKPKQAEPEQENPAQLNTNPLKTKKSKKDKSITYPSIYPAEPEAANRTDGMDRIELIEAYREIIKENIEYDLLVLRYGRERLDEALELMLEVILSKRPYIRIAGDDFPREIVKSRFLKINSGHLEYVFDCIDKNTTKVGNIKAYLLAALYNAPATMDSYYRAEVNHDLYGC, from the coding sequence ATGGCAGTATTCCGTGTAGAGAAAACAAAGGACTTTACGATAATGAGCAATCACCATCTGCGCAATACGGAGTTGTCCTTAAAGGCAAAGGGGCTTTTATCACTTATGTTGTCGCTGCCGGAAGATTGGGATTATACCACAAAGGGACTCGCCCATATCTGCAAGGATGGTGTGGATTCTATCACTACTGCCCTGAAGGAACTGGAGCGGCATGGTTATCTCACCAGACAGCGCCTCCGCTATGATAACGGGCAGTTGGGAGACATTGAATATACGATCCATGAGCAGCCTGTAAGTACCGAAAACACAGGGCTTTCACCTAAACGGGAAAATCCAAGACAGGTAAAACCAGAACAGGCAAAACCTAAACAGGCGGAACCTGAACAGGAAAATCCGGCACAATTAAATACTAATCCATTAAAAACAAAAAAATCAAAAAAAGATAAATCAATAACTTATCCATCAATCTATCCGGCAGAGCCGGAAGCGGCAAACCGCACGGATGGGATGGATCGGATAGAGCTGATAGAAGCCTATCGTGAAATCATCAAAGAAAATATTGAATATGACTTACTGGTCTTACGGTATGGCAGGGAACGTTTGGATGAAGCCCTTGAACTTATGCTTGAAGTGATTTTGTCGAAACGCCCTTACATTCGCATTGCCGGAGATGATTTTCCGAGGGAAATCGTCAAGAGCCGGTTCCTGAAGATCAATTCCGGCCACTTAGAGTATGTCTTTGACTGTATCGACAAGAACACAACGAAGGTCGGAAACATCAAAGCGTATCTGCTGGCGGCGCTGTATAATGCCCCGGCTACAATGGACAGCTATTACCGTGCCGAGGTCAATCACGACCTGTACGGCTGTTAG
- a CDS encoding DUF5720 family protein has protein sequence MELNEMEKKLLFQVEGDYQTKILNELYMTVRYSNNSEQREAAEGLMAKLRVLSNAECMDLVKDIQKNYRLPYPARTIGEKIAEARQQSGAEKLKGHDIMALERFDPEVKHMIVFDVLSYDSPVGDKGDKMRLFLTDAGYQKFLESQERGEVKLKNHAKVSDGHLHYDRRDHAL, from the coding sequence ATGGAATTAAACGAAATGGAAAAAAAGCTGCTCTTTCAAGTGGAGGGCGATTATCAGACAAAGATCCTGAATGAACTTTATATGACCGTGCGGTATTCAAATAATTCCGAACAGCGGGAGGCGGCAGAAGGTCTTATGGCAAAACTTCGTGTTCTGTCAAATGCAGAGTGCATGGACTTGGTAAAAGATATTCAGAAGAATTACCGTCTGCCCTATCCAGCCCGGACGATTGGAGAAAAGATCGCCGAGGCCAGACAACAATCAGGGGCAGAAAAATTGAAGGGGCATGACATCATGGCACTTGAACGCTTTGATCCAGAAGTAAAGCACATGATCGTCTTTGATGTATTGTCTTACGATTCCCCTGTTGGCGACAAAGGCGATAAGATGCGCTTGTTCCTTACAGATGCCGGCTATCAGAAATTTTTAGAGAGCCAGGAACGGGGCGAAGTGAAACTGAAAAACCATGCGAAGGTCTCTGACGGTCATCTCCATTATGACCGCAGGGATCATGCCTTGTAA
- a CDS encoding plasmid mobilization protein, with protein sequence MEKNLDSKGRWRNKIVAFRVSPEEAEQIDACVRLSGLSKQDYITKRLTDREIVVQGNPRVYKALRNQMAEIYEELKRLEKCSEENEELLSTLRLVAETLYGLKGENE encoded by the coding sequence ATGGAGAAAAATCTGGACAGTAAAGGAAGATGGAGAAACAAAATCGTAGCATTCCGGGTATCACCGGAAGAAGCAGAACAGATTGATGCATGTGTCCGATTGTCAGGACTTAGCAAGCAGGACTATATCACAAAACGATTAACTGATCGGGAAATTGTGGTACAGGGGAATCCAAGAGTGTATAAAGCATTGCGAAATCAGATGGCAGAGATTTATGAAGAACTGAAACGTCTGGAAAAATGTAGCGAGGAAAACGAAGAGTTGCTGAGTACCCTGAGATTGGTTGCAGAGACATTGTATGGATTGAAAGGGGAAAATGAATGA
- a CDS encoding AAA family ATPase: MTEKEKMTAPIASVGADVEQPSSNKLTNQSIADLPGKGNLQATNNAENTAKSANKKNPYDLETVSMMELYDTAYPPKLPIVDGLLYNGTYLFVGSPKIGKSFFMAQIGYHISKGIPLWGFSVRQGTVLYLALEDDYARLQKRLSQMFGMEGSENFYFATKSKSLNDGLEKQLVTFVTEHKDARLIIIDTLQKVREVGGDKFSYASDYEIVTKLKAFSDKYGICFLVVHHTRKMESSDSFDMISGTNGLLGAADGAFVMQKEKRTDNKAVLEVAGRDQQDQKLWLNFNRERCVWELTKTETELWKEPEDPVLEKIKELVTETTPEWAGTATELVQILQVEMQPNALSRKLNVSLERLILEYGIQYKTERGHDGRKIRLTFVGKQA, encoded by the coding sequence ATGACAGAAAAAGAAAAAATGACTGCTCCGATTGCATCTGTTGGCGCAGATGTGGAACAGCCATCAAGTAATAAATTAACCAACCAAAGTATAGCAGATTTGCCCGGTAAGGGCAATCTGCAAGCCACAAATAATGCGGAAAATACAGCAAAATCAGCAAATAAAAAGAATCCATATGATCTGGAAACCGTTTCTATGATGGAATTATATGATACCGCATATCCACCAAAACTGCCAATTGTAGATGGACTTCTGTATAACGGAACTTACTTATTTGTCGGTTCACCGAAGATTGGAAAATCATTCTTTATGGCACAGATCGGGTATCACATCAGTAAAGGAATTCCATTGTGGGGCTTTTCGGTCAGACAAGGAACGGTTCTTTATCTGGCACTGGAAGATGATTATGCAAGATTGCAAAAGCGGTTATCACAGATGTTTGGAATGGAAGGCAGTGAGAATTTCTATTTCGCTACAAAATCTAAATCGCTCAATGACGGACTGGAAAAACAGCTTGTAACGTTTGTGACAGAGCATAAAGACGCAAGATTGATTATCATTGATACTCTTCAGAAGGTTCGAGAGGTCGGTGGAGATAAATTCAGTTATGCCAGCGATTATGAGATTGTAACAAAGCTGAAAGCATTCAGTGATAAATATGGCATCTGTTTTCTGGTTGTGCATCATACAAGGAAAATGGAATCTTCAGATAGTTTCGATATGATTTCCGGTACGAATGGTCTACTAGGAGCTGCGGATGGAGCATTTGTTATGCAGAAAGAAAAGCGTACAGATAATAAAGCAGTTCTGGAAGTGGCAGGGCGTGACCAGCAGGATCAGAAACTATGGTTAAACTTTAACCGGGAGAGATGTGTCTGGGAACTTACCAAGACAGAAACGGAACTTTGGAAAGAACCAGAAGATCCAGTGTTGGAAAAAATCAAAGAGCTTGTAACAGAAACTACGCCAGAGTGGGCAGGTACAGCAACAGAGTTGGTGCAAATCCTGCAGGTGGAAATGCAGCCAAACGCATTATCAAGAAAATTAAATGTCAGTTTGGAACGTCTGATTCTGGAATATGGAATCCAGTATAAAACAGAACGAGGACACGATGGAAGAAAAATTAGATTAACCTTTGTCGGAAAACAAGCGTGA
- a CDS encoding DUF5348 domain-containing protein: protein MREGRLGYSSYNKRYGLLSSDLWIDSGFHCGECLEVLVDDQWVKTRMEMNLAREWYLVGTPYCGDLEYVRARIPE, encoded by the coding sequence ATGAGAGAAGGAAGATTAGGTTACAGCAGTTATAACAAAAGATATGGATTATTATCATCAGACTTATGGATTGATTCAGGATTTCACTGCGGAGAATGTCTGGAAGTTCTAGTTGATGATCAGTGGGTAAAGACACGAATGGAAATGAATCTGGCGAGAGAATGGTATTTGGTTGGAACACCGTATTGCGGAGATTTGGAGTATGTACGGGCAAGGATACCGGAATAA
- a CDS encoding MobA/MobL family protein: MLKKKEGVPIARNSFIQLTKLSNVKGRITYISSHAKQENLYAVYETTERKFWRELAKCNQEEFAKSGTEGKCIEARELIIALPESFVEYSPDRLLRLFTEHFKQNYGTECIAALHHNKRKTNYHIHLIFAERKQLDEPIIKTASRNMFYDENGKHVRTKKEILGEDGEIREGCHIVKKGEIYEKKLFTVKDERFKSNSFLDEVKRSYTDLINLYVKDENQKLQVFQRGSVYLATKKIGKRNPKAPEIEADNRKRQEWNRAVDMALISGIPEPQIMEVKQKRISEPIKSAISRKGRKANLFAKVVTMAIEALELMIETVLVKKYKESLEQKEQLQKTDASDMETVIPETERTEAEIKEPVERLPEPKQPEMTRMASKYPRFYKIYNELEQQNNAIYKKEKQRSAKKKELSEIKGWFKGRKKKELQEEIDDLTSQIRNMKDYLPKIVQKVGYRSVQEFLKDFKTAKFEYSQYQKAIAQWKQETGKEPELQPHGVRAKLVANRKKIEQEQKNTQRTRSQSKDRGAR; this comes from the coding sequence TTGCTGAAGAAAAAGGAGGGAGTGCCTATTGCAAGAAATTCATTTATCCAATTAACGAAACTAAGCAATGTAAAAGGTCGGATCACTTATATATCCAGCCATGCAAAACAGGAAAATCTTTATGCGGTTTATGAAACTACAGAACGGAAATTTTGGAGAGAACTTGCAAAGTGTAATCAGGAAGAATTTGCAAAAAGCGGAACGGAAGGGAAATGTATTGAAGCACGAGAACTGATTATTGCTTTACCGGAGAGTTTTGTGGAATATTCACCAGATAGGTTGCTGAGGTTATTTACAGAGCATTTCAAACAGAACTATGGAACGGAATGTATTGCAGCATTGCATCACAATAAAAGGAAAACGAATTATCATATTCATTTGATCTTTGCAGAACGAAAACAGTTGGATGAACCGATCATTAAGACTGCCAGCCGGAATATGTTTTATGATGAAAACGGGAAACATGTCCGTACCAAGAAAGAAATATTAGGAGAAGACGGAGAAATCCGGGAAGGCTGCCACATCGTAAAGAAGGGCGAGATTTATGAGAAGAAGTTGTTTACAGTTAAAGATGAACGGTTTAAAAGCAATTCTTTTCTGGATGAAGTGAAGCGTTCCTATACTGATCTGATCAACCTTTATGTGAAAGATGAAAATCAGAAGCTACAAGTATTTCAACGTGGCAGTGTTTATCTTGCAACAAAGAAAATCGGGAAACGTAATCCCAAGGCACCGGAAATTGAAGCGGATAATCGAAAACGCCAGGAATGGAATCGGGCGGTTGATATGGCATTGATCAGCGGTATTCCGGAACCGCAGATTATGGAAGTGAAACAAAAAAGAATTTCAGAACCAATCAAGAGTGCAATTTCCCGAAAGGGAAGAAAAGCAAACTTATTTGCAAAAGTTGTTACGATGGCGATTGAGGCACTGGAACTGATGATAGAAACGGTACTCGTTAAAAAGTATAAGGAATCTTTGGAACAGAAAGAACAATTACAGAAAACAGATGCTTCTGATATGGAGACTGTAATTCCAGAAACAGAGCGAACAGAAGCAGAAATTAAAGAGCCAGTGGAAAGATTGCCAGAACCGAAACAGCCGGAAATGACAAGAATGGCATCAAAATATCCGAGATTCTATAAGATTTACAATGAACTGGAACAGCAGAACAATGCAATTTATAAGAAAGAGAAACAACGTTCTGCCAAGAAAAAAGAACTGTCTGAAATTAAAGGCTGGTTTAAAGGAAGAAAGAAAAAAGAATTGCAGGAAGAAATCGACGATCTGACAAGCCAGATCCGGAATATGAAAGATTATCTTCCAAAGATTGTACAGAAAGTCGGCTACAGAAGTGTACAGGAATTTCTGAAAGACTTTAAAACTGCAAAGTTTGAGTATAGTCAGTATCAGAAGGCAATCGCACAATGGAAACAAGAAACCGGAAAAGAGCCAGAGCTGCAACCACATGGTGTCAGGGCAAAGTTGGTAGCAAACAGAAAGAAAATAGAGCAGGAACAGAAAAACACGCAACGCACCCGAAGCCAGAGTAAGGATCGAGGGGCGAGATAG
- a CDS encoding TnpV protein yields MEKHIMGENGISYTLGEDGLYYPDLYLPKETEYPIGKYGMLRKTYLKEHRKGLYLELVLAGKLNEHLHQIDEECHQMMDRLVEQMKEQQGVTEELKMQDQMAWVGRMNNIWACAEEVVMKEIVYR; encoded by the coding sequence ATGGAGAAACACATTATGGGAGAAAATGGAATCAGCTATACTTTGGGAGAGGACGGTCTGTATTATCCAGACCTGTATCTCCCGAAGGAGACAGAATATCCGATTGGAAAGTATGGAATGTTGCGAAAGACGTATTTAAAAGAGCATCGGAAAGGGCTGTATCTGGAGCTGGTACTTGCCGGGAAATTGAATGAGCATTTGCACCAGATCGACGAGGAGTGTCATCAGATGATGGACAGGCTGGTGGAGCAGATGAAAGAACAGCAGGGAGTGACAGAAGAATTGAAGATGCAGGATCAGATGGCATGGGTTGGGAGAATGAATAATATCTGGGCTTGTGCGGAAGAAGTGGTGATGAAAGAAATTGTTTATAGATAG
- a CDS encoding Eco57I restriction-modification methylase domain-containing protein, with product MLEKIIELTNEYIESMPKKERKKYGQFFTSMETARFMAGLYNIDEKKSKVSVLDAGAGSGILSCAFIERLETIDSIQKIEITCYENDNNVLPLLKRNLEYCKEKSGKKIVINIIEDNYILSQYLDFNHMIGGNDNPRKYDFVIGNPPYMKIPKDAPEATAMPEVCYGAPNLYFIFASMGLFNLCEDGEMVYIIPRSWTSGAYFKRFREYFLTVGKLEHIHLFVSRSKVFDKESVLQETIIIKVRKTVRTPETVTITSSQSNSDFGEITSLTVPYDLVVAGEDYYVYLVTDEDEVEVLRKLHKFDKTLPAIGVKMKTGLTVDFRNREILRDEEEEGAIPLFYSQHIKQGKVEFPIQKEHEYVVTEQKGLMQDNKNYLFVKRFTAKEEPRRLQCGVYLAKRFPQYKKISTQNKINFVDGVLTEMSECLVYGLYVLFNSTLYDEYYRILNGSTQVNSTEINAMPVPDLEDIQEMGRKVLKSRDYSEANCNLILEGYCG from the coding sequence ATGCTAGAAAAAATTATAGAGCTTACAAACGAATATATAGAAAGTATGCCAAAAAAAGAGCGTAAAAAATATGGACAGTTTTTTACAAGTATGGAGACTGCCCGTTTTATGGCTGGTTTATATAATATTGATGAAAAGAAGAGTAAGGTAAGCGTACTCGATGCAGGAGCAGGTTCGGGCATATTATCATGTGCCTTCATTGAAAGATTGGAAACGATAGATTCCATTCAGAAAATTGAGATTACCTGTTATGAGAATGATAATAACGTATTACCATTATTAAAGCGAAATTTGGAATACTGCAAGGAAAAATCTGGAAAAAAGATAGTCATTAATATAATCGAAGACAATTATATCCTTAGTCAGTATCTTGATTTTAATCATATGATAGGTGGAAATGATAACCCTAGGAAATATGATTTTGTAATTGGCAATCCGCCATATATGAAAATCCCTAAAGATGCTCCAGAAGCAACAGCGATGCCAGAGGTATGCTACGGGGCACCGAATTTGTATTTTATTTTTGCTTCTATGGGACTGTTTAATTTATGTGAGGATGGGGAAATGGTATATATTATTCCTCGATCATGGACATCCGGAGCATATTTTAAACGCTTCAGAGAGTATTTCCTGACAGTAGGTAAACTGGAACATATTCATCTTTTTGTCAGCCGTAGTAAGGTATTTGACAAAGAGAGTGTATTGCAGGAAACGATTATTATTAAGGTGAGAAAAACGGTTAGAACGCCAGAAACCGTTACCATTACATCTTCGCAATCGAATAGTGACTTTGGCGAAATTACTTCATTGACAGTTCCGTATGATTTGGTTGTAGCTGGTGAGGATTATTATGTTTATCTTGTGACAGATGAAGACGAAGTAGAGGTTTTGAGAAAACTTCATAAATTTGATAAAACGCTGCCTGCAATTGGAGTAAAAATGAAAACAGGGCTAACGGTGGATTTTCGTAATCGTGAAATTTTGCGGGACGAGGAAGAAGAAGGAGCGATTCCTTTATTTTATTCGCAGCATATAAAACAGGGAAAGGTAGAGTTCCCAATACAGAAAGAACATGAATATGTGGTGACAGAACAAAAGGGATTGATGCAGGATAACAAGAATTATCTGTTTGTGAAACGATTTACAGCAAAGGAAGAACCTCGAAGATTACAGTGTGGAGTATATCTGGCAAAAAGATTTCCGCAATATAAAAAGATAAGTACGCAGAACAAAATTAATTTTGTGGATGGTGTATTAACAGAGATGTCGGAATGTTTGGTGTATGGGCTGTATGTATTGTTTAATTCAACGCTTTACGATGAATATTATCGTATTTTGAACGGATCTACGCAGGTTAATTCAACAGAGATCAATGCAATGCCTGTGCCGGATTTAGAAGATATTCAGGAAATGGGAAGAAAAGTGCTTAAAAGTAGGGACTATTCAGAGGCAAATTGCAATTTGATATTGGAGGGGTACTGTGGATAA
- a CDS encoding BsuBI/PstI family type II restriction endonuclease has translation MDKKIEETREFLQTIGMPKAQQADICCYVILAMAGVKPDMSWSEATNEWIRIHDIIQFVNTFYDMSYAENSRETFRKQALHRFRTAALIEDNGKATNSPNYRYRLTEETVQILRTMGTPKWKESIKRFLCYHEKLIDLYASKKKMTMMPVNINGESFKFSTGKHNELQKAIIEEFAPRFAPNSECLYVGDTIAKDLVKNVEKLKELGFEITLHDKMPDVVLYREDKDWIYFVESVTSVGPMDPKRILEIEEMTKDVTAGKIFVTAFLDFKTYKKFAEELAWETEVWIAEMPEHMIHLNGDRFMGPR, from the coding sequence GTGGATAAGAAGATAGAAGAAACAAGGGAATTTCTGCAAACAATAGGTATGCCTAAGGCACAGCAAGCGGATATATGCTGCTACGTGATACTGGCAATGGCGGGAGTAAAACCAGATATGTCATGGAGTGAAGCAACAAATGAATGGATTCGTATTCATGATATTATTCAGTTTGTCAATACATTTTATGACATGAGTTATGCGGAAAACAGCAGAGAAACGTTTAGAAAGCAAGCTCTGCATAGATTCCGGACCGCTGCTTTGATAGAGGATAATGGGAAAGCAACCAACAGCCCAAATTATCGGTACAGATTGACGGAAGAAACAGTACAAATACTAAGAACTATGGGAACTCCAAAGTGGAAGGAATCTATAAAGCGATTCCTTTGCTACCATGAGAAGTTAATTGATCTGTATGCTTCTAAAAAGAAGATGACAATGATGCCGGTAAATATAAATGGTGAAAGTTTTAAATTCTCTACAGGTAAGCATAATGAACTGCAAAAAGCCATTATTGAGGAATTTGCACCGAGATTCGCTCCAAATTCTGAATGCCTATATGTTGGAGATACAATAGCAAAAGATCTGGTAAAGAATGTAGAAAAACTGAAAGAGTTAGGCTTTGAAATTACACTACATGATAAGATGCCGGATGTTGTGCTGTACCGGGAAGATAAGGACTGGATTTATTTTGTGGAATCGGTAACATCGGTCGGTCCGATGGATCCGAAACGCATATTGGAAATTGAAGAAATGACCAAAGATGTTACGGCTGGAAAGATATTTGTAACAGCGTTTCTGGACTTTAAGACATATAAAAAGTTTGCAGAGGAACTTGCCTGGGAGACGGAGGTTTGGATTGCTGAAATGCCGGAGCATATGATACATTTGAATGGGGACAGGTTTATGGGCCCGAGATAA
- a CDS encoding helix-turn-helix domain-containing protein, with the protein MEYKGLAVGNTIKSLRIKKNVSVFELAYRAKISQSHVYQLEEGSNKMSIDLLYRLMDALDTDANTILGIKENNENSVDERLKELSPKMKENLTELFLKTIDGVKK; encoded by the coding sequence ATGGAATACAAAGGTTTAGCAGTTGGAAATACAATTAAATCATTAAGAATAAAAAAGAATGTATCTGTATTTGAATTGGCTTACAGAGCGAAAATAAGTCAATCGCATGTGTATCAGTTGGAAGAAGGAAGTAATAAAATGAGTATAGATCTTTTATATAGGTTGATGGATGCTCTGGATACAGATGCGAATACAATATTGGGAATAAAAGAAAATAATGAAAATTCAGTGGATGAAAGACTGAAAGAGTTAAGTCCTAAGATGAAGGAAAACTTGACGGAATTGTTTTTGAAGACAATAGATGGGGTGAAGAAATAG
- a CDS encoding SMI1/KNR4 family protein codes for MKSEGLVSEECFVFADDSAGNPICMKIGGEDKESIFFCNHELENTNNGYFLMSKVADSFDEFIKKLYIIE; via the coding sequence ATGAAATCTGAAGGATTGGTGTCAGAAGAATGTTTCGTATTTGCCGATGATTCAGCAGGAAATCCAATTTGTATGAAAATAGGTGGAGAGGATAAGGAAAGCATATTCTTCTGCAATCATGAGTTGGAGAATACTAACAATGGCTATTTTCTAATGAGTAAAGTTGCAGATTCGTTTGATGAGTTTATAAAGAAGTTATACATAATAGAGTAA
- a CDS encoding DUF6560 family protein, whose protein sequence is MKVLECYQPRGIAKLAFFVLCLGMIPFCGHLVMKDEETSGYIVYALFFIIPILLGILAIFVYRISVIDNYIIIRKWYGRRVKVKIDDITKVVFATLSGKPVDATRIHIYKGKKKVLSLDPVMENYDKMKNYLLDHIGEEKIEIIT, encoded by the coding sequence GTGAAAGTATTAGAGTGTTATCAGCCAAGAGGAATAGCAAAATTAGCTTTTTTTGTTTTGTGCTTGGGAATGATTCCTTTCTGTGGGCATTTAGTAATGAAAGATGAAGAAACAAGTGGGTATATAGTGTATGCGCTTTTTTTTATAATACCTATTTTGTTGGGGATACTTGCAATATTTGTATATAGGATATCAGTGATAGATAATTATATTATTATAAGAAAATGGTATGGCAGACGTGTAAAAGTTAAAATTGATGATATCACCAAAGTTGTATTTGCCACTTTAAGTGGAAAGCCTGTGGATGCTACTCGAATTCACATATATAAAGGTAAAAAGAAGGTATTATCTTTAGACCCTGTAATGGAAAATTATGATAAAATGAAAAATTATCTATTAGACCATATCGGTGAAGAAAAAATAGAGATAATTACTTAA
- a CDS encoding SMI1/KNR4 family protein — MKLFDEGIKITKEDILEFEEKLNTKFPEAYVDFLLESNGGTPEEDLAFDFIDIASNKKNSTDIREFYIFYPEGESSYDDIIKVNYIMKSEGLVPEECLVFADDSAGNPICMKTGGENQESIFFCDHELENTNDGYLLMSKVADSFDEFIEKLYIIE, encoded by the coding sequence ATGAAATTATTTGATGAAGGGATAAAAATTACAAAAGAAGATATTTTGGAATTTGAAGAAAAATTGAATACGAAATTCCCAGAGGCATATGTTGATTTTTTGTTAGAGAGCAATGGAGGAACTCCGGAAGAAGATTTGGCTTTTGACTTTATAGATATTGCGTCTAATAAAAAAAATAGTACAGATATTAGAGAATTTTATATATTTTATCCAGAAGGAGAATCATCGTATGATGATATTATAAAGGTAAATTATATAATGAAATCTGAAGGATTGGTACCAGAAGAATGCCTTGTATTTGCCGATGATTCAGCGGGGAATCCAATTTGTATGAAAACAGGTGGAGAGAATCAGGAAAGTATATTCTTCTGTGATCATGAGTTAGAGAATACTAATGATGGTTATTTACTAATGAGTAAAGTTGCAGATTCGTTTGATGAGTTTATAGAGAAGCTATACATAATAGAGTAA